GGCGCCGGACGACCCGGACGCGCTCGGCGACGGCGGGACCGAGGAGGAGGGGGCCGAGGCCGGTACCAGCCGGCGCCGCTCCCGGCGCGGCGGCGCGCGGCGGCGTACCCGGCCGTGAGCCGCTGACCAGCACGGCGTTTGACAGGGCCCCTTCCTCGGCAACAGAGTCCGGGAAAGGGGCCCTGCCGTCTCCGTCGACCCCCGGTCGGGGCGGCGCGCCCCGGAGGGAGGAGACATGCGTCGGGTGTTCGCGGTCACCGGGCTGACCGGCATCCTGCTGGCCGGCGCGGGCTGCGCCGACCGGGGCGAGGACCCCTTCGGGGTGGGCTTCGCCTCACCGGCCCCAGCGGCCACGGCGCCCACCCCCGCCCCGACCGCCCACCGGGGACGCGGGGGTCTGCGCCCGCGCCAAGCAGGCCGGCTCCGCCGCCGTGCAGACGTACGTGCAGAAGCTGGCCGAGTCGCTCCGGGCCGGCGGGCGCGGTGACCGGAAGACGGCGGACGCCGCCCGGCAGGACGCGGAGACGGCCCTCGCGGGCTGGCAGGACGCGCTGCGGGAGCAGTCCGTGGGGGCGACCGACCCGCGGCTGCGTACGCTGTTGACGGAGCTGGCCGCCGAGGTGGGTGGGCTCGGCACGGACGTGCGGTCGATCGACACCACGAGGTTCGACCGGCTCCAGGAGCGCCTCGACGAGGTCTGCCCGGCCTGACCAGGCGGCCCGGTTTGGGCGGCGGGCCTGGTATGGCGTACGCTAGCCTGCGGCAGCACTTTGGTGTGCCGAGTTCCCGCGTGCCCGCGCTGCCGGTGTCACGGCTCCCGGCAAGACGCCGTGGGAACGACCGTTAGCAGCCTCAACGACAGGGAGTCCGCCTCCGATGTACGCGATCGTCAAGACCGGCGGCAAGCAGTACAAGGTCGCCGAGGGCGACGTGATCGAGGTCGAGAAGCTCGTCGGTGCCCCCGGCGACGCGGTGAAGCTCACCGCGGTGCTCCTCGTCGACGGTGACGACCTGGTGACCGACGCGGCGAAGCTTGCCAAGGTCGCGGTGTCCGGCGAGATCGCCGCGCACACCAAGGGCCCGAAGATCCGGATCCACAAGTTCAAGAACAAGACCGGCTACCACAAGCGCCAGGGTCACCGCCAGCCGCTGACCCAGGTCAAGGTGACCGGCATCTCCAGCGGGAAGTAGGTCGTCCTCCAATGGCTCACAAAAAGGGTGCGTCCAGCTCGCGTAACGGTCGCGATTCCGCGGCCCAGCGGCTCGGCGTGAAGCGCTTCGGTGGTCAGGTGGTCAGCGCGGGTGAGATTCTCATCCGTCAGCGGGGCACCAAGTTCCACCCCGGTGACCTGGTCGGCCGTGGCGGCGACGACACGCTGTTCGCGCTGGCCGCCGGCTCGGTCCAGTTCGGCACCAAGCGCGGTCGCAAGACCGTCAGCATCGTGCCGCAGCAGTAATTTTCCGGCGAAGCGGGCCGCGGACCTCGTGTCCCGGCCCGCTTCGTCTTTTCTCGCGCGGGGGCGTGCCCCGCTGGAAGGATTGGCGTCGTGACGACGTTCGTTGACCGGGTCGTCCTGCACATGCAGGCCGGCGACGGCGGGCACGGCTGTGTCTCCATCCACCGGGAGAAGTTCAAGCCGTTCGGCGGCCCCGACGGCGGCAACGGCGGGCACGGCGGCAGCGTCTCGCTGGTCGTCGACCCGCAGGTGACCACGCTGCTCGACTTCCACTTCCGCCCGCACATGAAGGCCGAGAACGGCAAGGGCGGCGCCGGGTCGAACCGGGACGGCGCCAACGGCCACGACCTGGTCATCAAGGTGCCCAACGGCACCGTGGTGCAGACCCTCGACGGCGAGGTGCTGGCCGACCTGGTCGGCGTGGGCACCACCTTCGAGGCGGCGCGGGGCGGACGCGGCGGCCGGGGCAACGCCTCGCTCGCGAACGCCCGGCGCAAGGCCCCCGGCTTCGCCGAGCTGGGCGAGCCCGGCGACCGGCTCGACGTGGTGCTGGAGCTGAAGAGCGTCGCCGACGTCGGCCTGGTGGGTTTCCCCTCCGCCGGAAAGTCGTCGCTGATCTCGGTGATCTCCGCCGCCAAGCCGAAGATCGCCGACTACCCGTTCACCACGTTGGTGCCCAACCTGGGTGTCGTCCGGGTGGACAACCACACCTTCACGGTCGCCGACGTGCCGGGGCTGATCCCGGGCGCGGCCACCGGCAAGGGGCTGGGCCTCGAGTTCCTCCGCCACGTCGAGCGTTGCGCCGTGCTGGTGCATGTGGTCGACACGGCGACGCTGGAGCCGGGCCGAGACCCGCTCGCCGACATCGACGCCATCGAGTCGGAGCTGACCCAGTACGGCGGCCTGACCGACCGCCCCCGCCTGGTCGCGCTCAACAAGATCGACGTGCCGGACGGGCGGGACCTCGCCGACATCGTCCGGGCCGACCTGGAGGCCCGTGGCTTCCGGGTGTTCGACATCTCCACCGCCACCCGCGAGGGGCTGCGGGAGCTGACGTACGCGATGGCCGAGCTGGTCGACCAGGGCCGCCGGGCCGCGCCGCCGGCCGAGCCGACCCGGATCGTGATCCGCCCGAAGGCGGTCGACGACACCGGCTTCACCATCGAGGCGGAGGAGGACGGCTCGTTCACCGTCCGCGGCAACCGGCCGGAGCGCTGGGTCAAGCAGACCAACTTCGACAACGACGAGGCCGTGGGCTACCTGGCCGACCGGCTGGCCCGCCTCGGCGTCGAGGAGAAGCTGGCCAAGGCCGGCGCGGAGGCGGGCGACCTGGTCCGGATCGGTGACCGGGAGTTCGACTGGCAGCCCACCCTCTACGCCGGGGTCGACTTCGTCCCGGGCAACCGGGGCACCGACGTCCGGCTGGAGGACAAGTCGACCCGCGTCTCCGCCGCCGAGCGGCTGGCCGCCCGCAAGGCGCGCCGGGTGCGTCCGGCCGACGAGGTGGTGGCGGCCCCGCAGGACGACGTCGACGACGAGGACTGGGAGTAGTCCCGCTCCGTCCGTGTTCGGGTCGTTGGCCGGAAACCTCCGCGAAATCCGGCCGATCTACGGTGACGGCATGCTGATCGAATCCCGGCCGGCCACCGACCCGGAGATCGCCGCCCTGGTCACCGCCCAACAGCGGGAGCTGCGCGAGGCCGACGGGGGCCTGGACGGACAGGCGACGGTCACCCACGACGACATCCACTACCTGGTCGTGGTCGACGGCGGGCGGGCGATCGCCTGCGGCGGGATCCAGGCCCTCGACGCCGACACCGGGGAGCTCAAGCGGATGTACGTCCGGCCGGCGTACCGGGGGCGGGGCGTGGCCCGGCAGCTGCTGGCCGCGCTGGAGGAGCTCGCCTTCCGGCAGGGGCACACCACGGTGTGCCTGGAGACCGGTAGCTACCTGCCGGCCGCGATCGGCCTCTACCGGTCCTGCGGCTACCGCCCGATCCCGGTGTACGGCGAGTACGTCGACAACCCGTACAGCGTCTGCTTCGCCAAGCGCCTGCCGGTCGCCGCCTGACGGCGGCGGGCGCTCAGGCGCCCGTCTCGGCGTGTGCGGCGGTGACCGGCTTCGACTCGGGGCTGGCGTGCTGCCGCAGCACGATGCTCAGCAGGATCAGCACGCCCACGGCCAGGAACTCGCTCTGCCAGTTCTGCATCGACTGGAACCAGAAGTCGCTGGTGCCGAGGAACTGCCAGGCGCTGATCGGGGCGGCCCCGCTCTCCAGCGCCTGCTCCTGGTTGTACTCGGCCACGCCGCCGAGCAGGTGGCCGAGGAACGAGCCGGCGAAGATCATGAGCAGCGCGATCGACAGGCTGTTGCGGTAGACCACCAGCGGGAGGCCGCCGACCCGGGCCGGCCAGGGGGAGTCCGGGGTGGCGCGGCGCGCGTCGTCGTCGGGCCGGTCCGTCTGGCCCTCCGGCTTCGACTCGGCCGAGCCCTTCTGCACCAGGTACGCGGTGAGCAGCACGTAGCCGCCCATCTGGAGGAACTCCGACTCCCAGTTCTCGAAGACCGCCTCGGCGAAGTGCCCGGTGCCCAGGTACGCCCACCAGCTCAGCGGGGCCGCGCCGTACTGGCTCAGCTCCTCGTTGTGGACCTGCCAGCCGAACACGCTCTGCAACGTCAGGAAGACCACGAACGCGCCGAGCATGGCGACCGTGAGCGCGTTCTCCCGCAACCACCGTGGCATCGCGGACCTCCTCCTCCACCGGGTCACTCCCGGTAGTGGTCCTCCGTTGCCCTGAGCAATGTTCGCGCAAACGCGCGGCCGGTGTGTCGGACCGCAGCCCCCGAGCGGGTGACGGGCCGGTCAGGGCCGGTCGATCGCGCTGTCCGGCCGGCCGCCGGTGCCCACGTCGTTGGAGAGCAGCAGACCCAGGACGAGCATGCCGAAACCGAGGAAGAGGTGCAGCCAGTTGTCGGCGTCGTTGAACGGCACGAAGTTCCCCGCGCTCTCCGGGTACACGGCGAAGCCGTACAGCCAGATGCCCAGGTAGACCGCGCCGCCCCCGGCCAGGAAGAGCCGGGCCCCGGCGACCCGGCGGGCCAGCACCAGCCCGACCAGCCCGAAGACCAGGTGCAGCAGGTTGTGCAGGACGGACACCTGGAACAGGCCGATCAGCTTCGCCTTCGAGTGGTGTCCGGCGAACGCCAGGTCACCGTAGTGCGTGGTGAAGCCGGGGACGAACCCGAGCATACCGATCAGCACGAAGACGACGGCCACCGCGAGGGCGACCTTCTGGATCGCCGGACGGGACCGGGCCGGAGCGCGTCCCCGCACGTCACGTGCCATCGCTGTCACCTCCGTGGATCAGCCGCCACCCGGACCGGGCAGACCCTCCATTCTGTGATCGGGACGGGGCGCCTCCGCAGAGAAATGCCGAATCAGGCATGGACCCGACGACGGGGGGTAGTCAGTTGTCACGCTGAAAGCAATTCGGCGTGATCCCCCCGAGCACAACCGCTACGACCATCCGAGCGGAAGGGACACCATGACTTACGATCACTCACCCACGTCTGCCACGTACGAGTCGAGCAACGGCGGCGGCGTTCGCGATCAGGCCCGTCAGGTCGGCTCGGAGGCCGCCAACGCGGGCGGCGCGGTCGCCCAGACCGCCAAGGAGCAGGGTCAGGAGGTCGTCGGCGAGGCGAAGCGCCAGGCCCGCAACCTCTACGGCGAGGCCCGCGACCAGCTCACCACGCAGACCAGCCAGCAGCAGCAGCGCGCGGCGAGCGGGCTCCGGTCGCTGGCCGACGAGGTGCGCGCGATGGCGCAGCAGGGCGGCGGCGCCGGACCGGTCACCGAACTGGCCCACCAGGCCGCCGACCGCGTGCACGGCGTGGCCGGCTGGCTGGAGCAGCGCGAGCCGGGCGACATCCTCAACGAGGTGAAGAACTACGCCCGCCGCAACCCGGGGACCTTCCTGGTCGGCGCCGCGCTGCTCGGCGTGGTGGCCGGACGGCTGACGAAGAACATCGCGGCGGCCGGTGACGGCCTGACCGGCACCCAGCGGGCGTACGGCGGCTACGACCCGGACCGCACCGCGGTCATCCCGACCTCCCGTGGCGTGTCGGACCAGATCCCGCCGGGCGGCTACCTCGACCCGACCCCCGGCACGTACGCCGAGCCGGACCCGGGCTACTCGGCCCCGGGCGCGGAATACCCGGCCGGCGGCGCGCCGAGCACCTGGGCCGACCCGGAGGGCGGCACCGGCCAGCCGCTGCCCCCGCCGAGCCAGACCGACCCGCTGCCGGGCGTCCCGTCCAGCGGCGTGAACCGTCCGTGAGCGGCCGAACCGGCAGAAGGGAGGCGACGGCATGACCGCGCCGACGCAGGGGCCCGGCCTGGACTCCGGCTACCAGCCGGCGGGCGCCCCGCACACCGCGGACGAGGTTCGCGGCAGCTCCATCGGTGAGCTGATGCGCCAGGTCACCACCGACCTCTCCACCCTGTTGCGGCAGGAGGTCGAGCTGGCCAAGGCGGAGGTCCGCGCGGAGGGGAAGAAGGCCGGCAAGGCCGCCGGCCTCTTCGGCGGCGCCGGCTTCGGCGGCTACATGGTGGCCCTCTTCCTCTCCATCGCGCTGTGGCAGGCCCTGGACAACGTGATGGATTCGGGGCTGGCCGCGCTGATCGTGGCCGTCATCTGGGCCGTGATCGCCGGCGTCCTCTACTCGATGGCGAAGAAGAACGCCGAGCGGATCCGCGGTCTCAAGCGGACCAACGACACCGTCCAGCGCATCCCCGACGCGCTCAAGCCGCACCCGGAGGGAGTCACCCGATGAGCACCGATCCCGACCAGATCCGCCGGGAGATCGAAGCCACCCGCAACAACCTGAGCTCGGACGTGGACGCCCTGGCGTACAAGGTCAGCCCGAGCCGCATCGTCGACGACCGCAAACAGCGCGTTCGTAGCGCGCTGACGAACGTGAAGGACAAGGTGATGGGAACCGCATCGGACCTCGGCCACAGCACCGGCCAGCACGCCCACTCGGTGGGCGACCACGCCTCCTCGGCCGCCGCCACGGTCAGCGACCGGGCGCACGCGGCCGCGTCGACCGTCGGTGACGCCGCCCAGCGGGCGCCGCAGGTGCTGCGGGAGAAGTCCGAGGGCAACCCGATCGCGGCCGGTGTGATCGCCTTCGGCGTCGGCATGCTGGTCTCCTCGCTGATCCCGGCCACCCGCCGCGAGCAGCAGGTCGCGACGCAGGTCAAGGAGAAGGCCAGCGAGCACTCCGGCGTGGTGAAGGAGAAGCTCGGCGAGGTCGCCGGCGAGATCAAGGAGGAGCTGCGCGGGCCGGCCCAGCACGCCGCCGAGTCGGTGAAGGCGACCGCCCAGGACGCCGCGCAGACGGTCAAGGAGGACACCCGCTCCGCCGCGTACGACGTCAAGGACACCGCGCAGCAGTCGCGCGAACAGGCGCGGTACTGACGCGTCCCCGTACGCCGCAGCTCGCGGCCACTCCCCGGGTCCGTCCGGAGTGGCCGCGAGCTGTCTCGTGTGCGGGCCGGGCCGGGCGCCGCTGTCGGCGGGGACGACTCAGCTCGACAGCGGGCGCGCGGCCGGGACCGGCAGGTCGCCGGCCGCCACCCAGAGCCGCAGCTCGTCCGGCCCGTCCTGGGCCGCGCGGCCCGGCCCGACCCCGTCGCCGCTCCGCCCGGTCGGCGGGGCGAGCGCGCCGGCCAACCGCCGGCCCACCAGGGCCCCGGCCGCCGTCGCGGCGGCGGCCCGCGACAGCCGTCCCCGCCGGCCGGTGGTGAGCGCGCCGGCCACCGCCGCACCGACCGCCAACGCGGCCAGCAGCCGCGCCGGTCGAGCCGCCTGGTGGTACGCGTCCATCGGGTCCTCGCCTCCTCCGGGCCGGGATCGGTGGCCCTGGCTGCCCGAAATCTCAGCGATCAAACCTTTTTCCCGTTTCACTGAACCAGCGGCGGGTAGCGCACCGGGGATGCGGGCGGTCCAACCTCGGACGCCCGGGCGGAGGAGACGTGATGACCAGCAACGGAGCGAGATGGACCCTGGCCTGCGCCGCCACGGTGACCGCCGTCGGGCTCGCCCGGGCGGTGGCCCGCCGGCGGCGTCGGCACCAACCCGACCGGGAGGACGGGTGGTACGTCGTCCACCGGGGGATCACCGTGGACCGGCCGATGGACGCGGTGATCGGCTTCTGGGCCGACCGGGAACGGTTGGACCGTGGGCTGGCCGAGTGGGCGACCCTGGAGCGGCTCGCCGACAACCGGTGGCGCTGCGTGGCGAGCGACCCGGGCGGCGCCGGCACCGAGTGGCGCGCCGAGATCACCGTCGACGGGCCGGGCCGGCTGAGCTGGCGGGTGACCGAGGGGCCGGTGGCCCAGCGGGGCCGGGTCGAGCTGGTGCCGGCGCCGCAGGACCGGGGCACCGAGATCCGCACCGAGCTGCGCTGGCGGTCCGGCCCGGTGCGCCGGCTGCTCGGCCTGGCCGGCGGGCACGACCCGGACCTGGCGCTGCGCGGCGCGCTGCGCCGGATCAAGTCGCTGATCGAGACGGGCCAGGTGCTCGACACCCGCCACGACCCGTCCGGGCGTAGCCCCAAGCAGGAGCAGGCCACCGACAAGATCCGGGAGAAGCTGATGGTGGGAGGCCGGCCGTGAGGGCACTCTGCTGGGAGGGCGTCGGCAAGGTGGCCGTACGCGACGTGCCGGAGCCGACCATCCGCGCCGCGGGCGACATCATCGTGAAGGTCCGGTCCAGCAGCGTCTGCGGCTCCGACCTGCATCTGATCAACGGATACCTGCCGGCCATGCGGGAGGGGGACATCCTCGGCCACGAGTTCATGGGCGAGGTGGTGGAGACCGGCCGGGACGTCCAGCGGATCAAGGTCGGCGACCGGGTGGTGGTCGGCTCCGTGGTGGCCTGCGGGGGCTGCTGGTACTGCCGCACCGAGCAGTACTCGCTCTGCGACAACTCCAATCCGCAGCCGGTCTACAGCGAGAAGCTGTGGGGCCACTCGCCGGCCGGCATCCTCGGCTACTCGCACGCGGCCGGCGGCTACTCGGGCAGCCACGCAGAGTACATCCGGGTGCCGTTCGGCGACGTCGGCGCGTTCACCGTCCCCTCGGGAGTGCCGGACGACTCGGTGGTGTTCGCCGCCGACGCCATGCCGACCGGCTGGATGGCTGCCGACTTCTGCGGGCTCAAGGGCGGCGAGGTGGTCGCGGTCTGGGGCGCCGGCGGGGTGGGCCAGATGGCCGCCCGCTCGGCGCAGATCTTCGGCGCCGAGCGGGTGATCGTGATCGACCGGCTGCCGGAGCGGCTCGCCACCGCCGCCGACCGGCTCGGCGTCGAGACGGTCAACTACGCGGAGACCGACGTGCTGGAGGCGCTGCGCGAGCTGACCGCCGGACGCGGGCCGGACGCCTGCATCGAGGCCGTCGGCATGGAGTCGCACGACGTCGGCCCGGTCTACGCGTACGACAAGGCGAAGCAGACGGCCCGGCTGCAGAGCGACCGGCCGACCTCGATCCGGCAGGCGATCATGGCCTGCCGCAAGGGCGGCACGGTGAGCATCGTCGGCGTCTACGGCGGTCTGGTGGACAAGTTCCCGCTCGGTGCGGCCATGAACAAGGCGCTGGTGCTGCGGATGGGACAGATGCACGCCCAGCGTTACATCCCGATGCTGCTGGACCGGATCG
This sequence is a window from Micromonospora sp. NBRC 110009. Protein-coding genes within it:
- the rplU gene encoding 50S ribosomal protein L21, encoding MYAIVKTGGKQYKVAEGDVIEVEKLVGAPGDAVKLTAVLLVDGDDLVTDAAKLAKVAVSGEIAAHTKGPKIRIHKFKNKTGYHKRQGHRQPLTQVKVTGISSGK
- the rpmA gene encoding 50S ribosomal protein L27, producing the protein MAHKKGASSSRNGRDSAAQRLGVKRFGGQVVSAGEILIRQRGTKFHPGDLVGRGGDDTLFALAAGSVQFGTKRGRKTVSIVPQQ
- the obgE gene encoding GTPase ObgE, encoding MTTFVDRVVLHMQAGDGGHGCVSIHREKFKPFGGPDGGNGGHGGSVSLVVDPQVTTLLDFHFRPHMKAENGKGGAGSNRDGANGHDLVIKVPNGTVVQTLDGEVLADLVGVGTTFEAARGGRGGRGNASLANARRKAPGFAELGEPGDRLDVVLELKSVADVGLVGFPSAGKSSLISVISAAKPKIADYPFTTLVPNLGVVRVDNHTFTVADVPGLIPGAATGKGLGLEFLRHVERCAVLVHVVDTATLEPGRDPLADIDAIESELTQYGGLTDRPRLVALNKIDVPDGRDLADIVRADLEARGFRVFDISTATREGLRELTYAMAELVDQGRRAAPPAEPTRIVIRPKAVDDTGFTIEAEEDGSFTVRGNRPERWVKQTNFDNDEAVGYLADRLARLGVEEKLAKAGAEAGDLVRIGDREFDWQPTLYAGVDFVPGNRGTDVRLEDKSTRVSAAERLAARKARRVRPADEVVAAPQDDVDDEDWE
- a CDS encoding GNAT family N-acetyltransferase; this translates as MLIESRPATDPEIAALVTAQQRELREADGGLDGQATVTHDDIHYLVVVDGGRAIACGGIQALDADTGELKRMYVRPAYRGRGVARQLLAALEELAFRQGHTTVCLETGSYLPAAIGLYRSCGYRPIPVYGEYVDNPYSVCFAKRLPVAA
- a CDS encoding DUF6766 family protein; protein product: MPRWLRENALTVAMLGAFVVFLTLQSVFGWQVHNEELSQYGAAPLSWWAYLGTGHFAEAVFENWESEFLQMGGYVLLTAYLVQKGSAESKPEGQTDRPDDDARRATPDSPWPARVGGLPLVVYRNSLSIALLMIFAGSFLGHLLGGVAEYNQEQALESGAAPISAWQFLGTSDFWFQSMQNWQSEFLAVGVLILLSIVLRQHASPESKPVTAAHAETGA
- a CDS encoding DUF4383 domain-containing protein, with protein sequence MARDVRGRAPARSRPAIQKVALAVAVVFVLIGMLGFVPGFTTHYGDLAFAGHHSKAKLIGLFQVSVLHNLLHLVFGLVGLVLARRVAGARLFLAGGGAVYLGIWLYGFAVYPESAGNFVPFNDADNWLHLFLGFGMLVLGLLLSNDVGTGGRPDSAIDRP
- a CDS encoding phage holin family protein; this encodes MTAPTQGPGLDSGYQPAGAPHTADEVRGSSIGELMRQVTTDLSTLLRQEVELAKAEVRAEGKKAGKAAGLFGGAGFGGYMVALFLSIALWQALDNVMDSGLAALIVAVIWAVIAGVLYSMAKKNAERIRGLKRTNDTVQRIPDALKPHPEGVTR
- a CDS encoding DUF3618 domain-containing protein, with the protein product MSTDPDQIRREIEATRNNLSSDVDALAYKVSPSRIVDDRKQRVRSALTNVKDKVMGTASDLGHSTGQHAHSVGDHASSAAATVSDRAHAAASTVGDAAQRAPQVLREKSEGNPIAAGVIAFGVGMLVSSLIPATRREQQVATQVKEKASEHSGVVKEKLGEVAGEIKEELRGPAQHAAESVKATAQDAAQTVKEDTRSAAYDVKDTAQQSREQARY
- a CDS encoding SRPBCC family protein, encoding MTSNGARWTLACAATVTAVGLARAVARRRRRHQPDREDGWYVVHRGITVDRPMDAVIGFWADRERLDRGLAEWATLERLADNRWRCVASDPGGAGTEWRAEITVDGPGRLSWRVTEGPVAQRGRVELVPAPQDRGTEIRTELRWRSGPVRRLLGLAGGHDPDLALRGALRRIKSLIETGQVLDTRHDPSGRSPKQEQATDKIREKLMVGGRP
- a CDS encoding zinc-dependent alcohol dehydrogenase, with translation MRALCWEGVGKVAVRDVPEPTIRAAGDIIVKVRSSSVCGSDLHLINGYLPAMREGDILGHEFMGEVVETGRDVQRIKVGDRVVVGSVVACGGCWYCRTEQYSLCDNSNPQPVYSEKLWGHSPAGILGYSHAAGGYSGSHAEYIRVPFGDVGAFTVPSGVPDDSVVFAADAMPTGWMAADFCGLKGGEVVAVWGAGGVGQMAARSAQIFGAERVIVIDRLPERLATAADRLGVETVNYAETDVLEALRELTAGRGPDACIEAVGMESHDVGPVYAYDKAKQTARLQSDRPTSIRQAIMACRKGGTVSIVGVYGGLVDKFPLGAAMNKALVLRMGQMHAQRYIPMLLDRIAVGEIDPGYLATHPMSLEDGARGYEIFQKKEDGCLRTVLHPQAA